GTGCCATCCGCAGAGCGGGCGGATATGTCCTCGGACAGGATGAGGCTACTTCCGATGTCTACGGGATGAACAAAGTGGCCTTTGTGGAAGGCAATGTGGACCGACAGTTTTCCCTCCCCGACGGTGCCCGGCTGATCATGCAGTATGTGGAGGAGCATTTCCTCGCGCGAACCGCGGGAGTCCGTTGACACGGCGCAATTGGAACGCTTCACCTTGGTCAACCCGTCGTTCGCCACCTGTCACCCTGGGGCTTCTCTGAACCATCGCCACTTTATGTAGAAACCGTGAGATGCCATGGGCGCAAGGTCTGGTAGTGGCAATTCATGAATTGCCCCAACCGGTTAACCAGCAACTGACCGCACGCGTTGCGGCACGGCGGATGAAATGGATTGTTCAACGTGGGAATGCAGACCTGACAAGCCGGTTTCTCCGGGGTGAATTCCGCTTCCACAAAAGCCCGTGTGGACCTTCGCGTTCCTCTTCGCAGCGGAAAAGTGGGGATGTGCCAGGAAGCTTCTTGGGCGAGACACATTACCGGGTGTTCTCGATGGCCATGCTTTGGCTGGCGCGCCAGTACTCTGTGATGGGGAAGACCTTCACCACCCAAACACGGCCGACGAGAGGACACCAGGTCGCCTGCCCGGCGTATTTCACAAACGCTGGTTCGCCGTGATAGGCCAGCCATTTGTCGATGTCGTTCCAGGCGCTGGGGCGGTGCTGAATGACGTACCATCGGGCGTCAGCCGGGGAGGAAGCCGGTTCCGGCGCGAGCCAGCCCCACGCATGCTGAAGATCGAGATTGTCCGGCGATCCTGCGGAAAAATAGACTTTTTCACCGGGGACGCACTGAATACGAAGCCATAACAGGACGTCACGATCCAGCCCGTCCCAGTAGTACGTCGGTTCCATGCCCCGCTTGGTAGCGCCTGGCAAACCGCCGATCAACAGGTTGTAGTACGAGAGCCACTGCGGCGCAAAACAGAAGATGGGTATAACGCACAGTATTAGCGCGATCCAGCTCGCGACTTGCACCAGCCCGGCGAGCTGGCGGCGCTGGGAGCGGGCTGCCGGAAAGGCCCTCTCCTTTGCATCAGTATTCATCGCCACGTCAGCCGGACTGCGTGATCGGGGCCCTTGATCGGCGGATGTCGCCGTCAGCATTTTCGGTCCCATCGCGACACCCAGCCCGGCGAGTAGTGCTAGAAACGCAAACGCGGGAAGAAAGAGTCGAATTCCATCGTGGGGCGGCGCCCCGGGGATTGCCCGCACAATAATGAGAATACCCCAGTGCGCTGCCAAAAGAGCGACCGAATGGTGCATCCGTCGCCGGCCGATGGTCGCAAGGCCCAATACAAAGAAAAGTAAAATCGGCAGGGGAACCGCCACGGCAGTCCAGAATAGGGTGTTGTACCAGGGCAGGGGGTGATACAGATCGTACATCTTTCCCAGAAAGTATGTGGGAATGTTAAGTCCCGGGAGCTGGCCCCGATGGAGATTGAAACGGAAAAACATGAGCATCCCGACGATGGGACGCACCCACAGGGGAGGATTGCACAGGAAGAAGGTGACCAAGGCCGCGAGAAATCCCCAGCACAACAGCAGCCACGTGCGACGATTGCCTTGTAAAACGGGCCAGATCAGAAAGGGAAGCGGAGCCAACCAACCGGTGAATTTGCAGCTCATCGTTGCCCCCAGCAGGGCACCCCAGCGGATCGCTGGAAAGATGTCGTCTCTCAGTGTGGGCTTGGCGGCCCGGGTGAAAGCCTTTTCTGGAAAGGCGGCCCAGGAGAGGAGCCAGAATGCGGTGAGCGGTCCATCAAAGGACGCATAATGGGCGTGGGCGAACAAACGCGGCTGGAGGATCAACGCGGTCGCGGCGGCCCAGCCTGCCTGCGGTCCCCAGTGACGAGTCATCTTCGCGGCAGCAGAACCTACGGCCACAGCGAAGAGCAAAATTGGACCAAACCGGTAGCGTGTGAGAGGATCCAGCACGTTTGGCGATGCGGCTTCTCCGAGGGCAATGACGATTCCGTAGAGGGCCGGGTGGCCTTCCCGCTGCGTGGTGAACGGAAATCCCCACCAAAGTTTTCTTCGAGAGAAGGGATGACCCGCGGGTGTGTTACTCTCGCTGGAGGACGAGAAGAGGTGGGCAAACCAGGCCTGGATCCTTTCTGCCCGGCGGATGGCATCGCCCTCATCCCAGGTCATGGGCGTGACGGGAGACGTGAACAGCAGGCAGCAGAATGTGACGACACCACAGGCGCACCCAATCCACGCGGCGCTGCGGTGAACTGGGCCAGTCGTTTCAATGTTCGGGAGCATTGGCGTAGGTGACACCTCGACCATAATCGCTATTATCGTGGGGAGACCGATCGCATGCAGTGGCGGAGCAACTTTCCCGCACGGGTTACGCCCCCCGCTTCCATCGTGCAGAATCGACGACGGAGCGACCGAGCGCATCGGAGCTGGGACCGGGTCCAGACTCCTGCGAACATGTTGCGGAACGACTGGTGCCATGCG
This is a stretch of genomic DNA from Thermogutta terrifontis. It encodes these proteins:
- a CDS encoding ArnT family glycosyltransferase; translated protein: MLPNIETTGPVHRSAAWIGCACGVVTFCCLLFTSPVTPMTWDEGDAIRRAERIQAWFAHLFSSSSESNTPAGHPFSRRKLWWGFPFTTQREGHPALYGIVIALGEAASPNVLDPLTRYRFGPILLFAVAVGSAAAKMTRHWGPQAGWAAATALILQPRLFAHAHYASFDGPLTAFWLLSWAAFPEKAFTRAAKPTLRDDIFPAIRWGALLGATMSCKFTGWLAPLPFLIWPVLQGNRRTWLLLCWGFLAALVTFFLCNPPLWVRPIVGMLMFFRFNLHRGQLPGLNIPTYFLGKMYDLYHPLPWYNTLFWTAVAVPLPILLFFVLGLATIGRRRMHHSVALLAAHWGILIIVRAIPGAPPHDGIRLFLPAFAFLALLAGLGVAMGPKMLTATSADQGPRSRSPADVAMNTDAKERAFPAARSQRRQLAGLVQVASWIALILCVIPIFCFAPQWLSYYNLLIGGLPGATKRGMEPTYYWDGLDRDVLLWLRIQCVPGEKVYFSAGSPDNLDLQHAWGWLAPEPASSPADARWYVIQHRPSAWNDIDKWLAYHGEPAFVKYAGQATWCPLVGRVWVVKVFPITEYWRASQSMAIENTR